A single genomic interval of Alphaproteobacteria bacterium harbors:
- a CDS encoding winged helix-turn-helix transcriptional regulator: protein MATFRNSKDAVECEVMVRLMSTIEGEPEISQRSLAAELGIAVGLVNIYLKRLIHKGYVRVSQVPARRFAYFVTSQGLVEKSQMISDYLSNSLTFFRNARSQCDQLAQLCEEAGWKKIALLGEGEIAEVMQLVSHQFSYDLSIVEISELAGTQFDCVIVTDIISPQKIFDSLKAQWPEERILTLPLSHISRKVLSRKEKAA, encoded by the coding sequence ATGGCAACATTTCGAAATTCTAAAGATGCGGTTGAGTGCGAAGTAATGGTTCGACTCATGAGTACTATTGAGGGAGAGCCTGAAATATCTCAACGGAGTTTGGCTGCGGAATTGGGGATTGCAGTGGGCTTGGTCAATATCTATCTGAAGCGCTTAATCCATAAGGGATATGTTCGGGTAAGTCAGGTACCTGCTCGTCGATTTGCTTATTTTGTGACTTCCCAAGGTTTAGTAGAAAAAAGCCAAATGATTTCCGACTACTTAAGCAATTCTCTGACTTTCTTTCGAAATGCGAGATCTCAGTGTGATCAGCTTGCACAGCTGTGTGAGGAGGCAGGTTGGAAGAAAATAGCCCTATTGGGAGAGGGTGAGATTGCAGAAGTTATGCAATTGGTTTCCCATCAATTTTCCTATGATCTCAGTATTGTTGAAATTTCTGAACTTGCAGGAACCCAGTTTGATTGTGTTATTGTCACAGATATCATAAGCCCCCAGAAGATCTTTGATTCCCTTAAAGCACAGTGGCCGGAAGAAAGAATCCTTACCTTGCCGTTGTCACATATCTCGCGGAAGGTATTATCTCGTAAGGAGAAAGCAGCATGA
- a CDS encoding transcriptional activator RfaH has protein sequence MKRWYVAHTQVYGESKAEDHLRAQGFSVYIPRIKTLRRHARKVETILAPLFPRYIFVGFDVEQDRWKAIDSTRGVSYLLRHEEKPLSVPTGVVEELQEQEDEQEGLSLSSLALFKRGERVEVLDGVFAGHVGVFEEMTTHARVQLLLSCLGREVKVALPIHTIKAA, from the coding sequence ATGAAGCGTTGGTACGTTGCCCATACTCAGGTTTACGGGGAATCTAAAGCCGAAGACCATCTTAGGGCTCAAGGCTTCTCTGTATACATTCCTCGCATTAAAACTCTTCGACGCCATGCTCGGAAAGTAGAGACCATTCTGGCCCCCCTTTTTCCGCGATATATTTTCGTTGGCTTTGATGTGGAACAGGACCGCTGGAAGGCTATTGATTCTACCAGAGGGGTTTCTTATTTATTGCGTCACGAGGAAAAACCACTCTCTGTGCCTACGGGAGTTGTAGAAGAGTTGCAGGAACAAGAAGATGAGCAGGAAGGCTTGTCGCTTTCGTCGTTAGCTCTTTTCAAAAGGGGAGAGCGAGTTGAAGTTTTAGACGGCGTTTTTGCCGGTCACGTTGGTGTTTTTGAAGAGATGACCACTCATGCACGCGTTCAATTGCTTCTTTCCTGTTTGGGCCGAGAAGTAAAAGTGGCTCTTCCCATACATACCATAAAGGCGGCTTAA